The following are from one region of the Phycisphaeraceae bacterium genome:
- the lexA gene encoding transcriptional repressor LexA codes for MMNLTPKQLRILQLIRDWRVRRGFSPTMQELADEIGVSKVTIFEHVEALIKKGALVREPNKARSLSIAEGAIVPDEGRPLRFPLVGKIAAGYPIEKVAEEEEIDLAELLGSSEEKQGSTFALRVDGDSMRDEGILSGDYVLLERAQVARNGDRVVALLEDGSTTLKTFFKEPDHIRLQPANPDFEPIRVKFCQVQGIVKGVIRRY; via the coding sequence ATGATGAATCTCACCCCCAAACAACTTCGGATCCTGCAACTCATTCGCGACTGGCGCGTGCGCCGTGGCTTTTCCCCGACCATGCAGGAACTGGCAGACGAAATCGGAGTCAGCAAGGTCACAATCTTCGAACACGTCGAAGCACTCATCAAAAAGGGAGCCCTCGTCCGCGAACCCAACAAGGCTCGCTCTTTGTCGATCGCTGAGGGCGCCATCGTCCCCGATGAAGGCCGCCCACTCCGCTTCCCCCTCGTCGGAAAAATCGCCGCAGGCTACCCCATCGAAAAAGTCGCAGAAGAAGAAGAAATCGACCTCGCCGAACTCCTCGGCAGCTCCGAAGAAAAACAAGGCTCAACCTTCGCACTCCGCGTCGATGGCGACTCCATGCGTGACGAAGGAATTCTCAGTGGCGACTATGTCCTCCTCGAACGCGCACAGGTCGCCCGCAATGGCGATCGCGTCGTCGCCCTCCTCGAGGACGGCAGCACCACCCTCAAAACCTTCTTCAAAGAGCCCGATCACATCCGCCTTCAGCCCGCCAACCCCGACTTCGAGCCCATCCGCGTCAAGTTCTGCCAGGTTCAGGGCATCGTCAAAGGCGTCATCCGTCGTTACTGA